In Drosophila nasuta strain 15112-1781.00 chromosome 2R, ASM2355853v1, whole genome shotgun sequence, a single genomic region encodes these proteins:
- the LOC132785333 gene encoding aprataxin and PNK-like factor isoform X2, whose amino-acid sequence MSAEENNNSSNIPSPAKRKLSENEEKPNTHEANKRRKSEDAVAPTTNSNNENVVIKTEKVEDEDSAANEASSESSSNIPVVIKTEPEEENEATVDGPSTSSNISTAVVVKTEPATTTRKQSPEPDSSVSSSTLRRSCRFGIRCYRLNPAHRAAEAHPGDADYRRPSFPDPPLGTPACPFGNACYRRNPTHFQQFSHPPD is encoded by the exons ATGAGCGCTgaggaaaataataatagttcaAATATCCCTTCACCTGCTAAAAGAAAACTGTcagaaaatgaagaaaaaccAAATACCCATGAAGCTAATAAACGTCGAAAATCCGAAGACGCTGTagcgccaacaacaaacagcaacaacgaaaatgtAGTTatcaaaacagaaaaagtgGAAGACGAGGACTCCGCTGCAAATGAAGCATCATCTGAAAGTAGCAGCAATATTCCAGTGGTAATCAAGACGGAGCCAGAGGAAGAAAATGAAGCAACAGTTGATGGCCCAAGCACAAGCTCGAATATTTCGACAGCAGTTGTTGTAAAGACggaaccagcaacaacaaccagaaaaCAGTCACCAGAGCCCGATTCCTCGGTTTCCTCGAGCACTTTGCGCCGCTCGTGTCGATTTGGCATTCGATGTTACAG GCTGAATCCGGCACATCGGGCAGCCGAGGCACATCCAGGTGACGCCGACTATCGTCGCCCCAGTTTTCCAGATCCGCCACTAGGAACACCTGCATGTCCGTTTGGCAACGCATGCTATCGTCGCAATCCCACGCATTTTCAGCAGTTTTCACATCCACCAGATT AA
- the LOC132787472 gene encoding RNA-binding protein 34, producing the protein MKTPKSKSKQGGELKPEENKLNISGDSKAVKKQKEKSKKPKTVKAAAVKETVAEEIKKTAKNLSASDLAKIEKKKAKKEAQKLKKQLRKQATETSKDAKEPKKTAEESKVNKSDTPKEKTSSNNKKEATKQKAKPKRNANDKDGEKRERDPADEAATVFVGNLPINTKRVQITRLFQSIGKVQSIRLRTAGGKQLFKHKQRKAAGSLNAYVVLESPEIAAKALSLNGFEFKECHLRVTPAAKAKGAAGDVSDQAGSGDADAKRTVFVGNLKYSANEPKLREIFSSCGEIDYIRCLQDGEKGCKGVAYVCFQKPDAVGLALELNETVLDDRPIHVERYSVKKLGAKQARDTAAAKSAGSQPKSKNKQNSAGAKKRLDKKKLKENGQGAGVTKAAKKSEYRGVKVDGIKKNNKKPNKKKSNNEMSALAKKIAPKTKT; encoded by the exons atgaagACGCCAAAAAGTAAATCAAAGCAAGGTGGTGAATTAAAACCTGAAGAAAATAAGCTAAATATATCCGGGGACAGCAAAGCCgttaaaaagcaaaaggagAAATCGAAGAAACCCAAAACAGTAAAAGCTGCTGCAGTGAAGGAAACCGTTGCCGAGGAAATCAAGAAGACGGCAAAGAATTTATCCGCATCGGATCTGgccaaaattgaaaagaagaaAGCCAAGAAAGAGGCACAAAAACTGAAGAAACAGTTGCGAAAGCAGGCAACAGAAACGTCAAAGGACGCCAAGGAGCCAAAGAAGACGGCAGAAGAAAGTAAAGTCAATAAATCAGATACACCTAAGGAGAAGACTAgtagcaacaataaaaaagaggcaacaaaacaaaaggcgaAACCAAAACGAAATGCTAATGATAAag ATGGCGAGAAGCGAGAGAGGGATCCTGCAGACGAGGCTGCCACTGTATTCGTTGGAAATCTGCCCATTAATACGAAACGCGTGCAAATAACACGTTTGTTCCAATCAATTGGCAAGGTGCAATCAATTCGTCTGCGCACCGCCGGTGGCAAGCAATTGTTTAAGCATAAGCAGCGCAAAGCGGCCGGTTCCTTAAATGCCTATGTGGTGCTCGAGAGTCCAGAGATTGCTGCGAAAGCGCTGTCATTGAACGGATTCGAATTTAAAGAGTGCCATCTGCGCGTGACGCCGGCAGCTAAAGCCAAGGGAGCAGCAGGTGATGTTAGCGATCAAGCTGGATCTGGAGATGCCGATGCCAAGCGCACCGTATTCGTTGGCAATCTGAAATACT CTGCCAATGAGCCCAAGCTGCGAGAGATCTTCTCCAGCTGCGGCGAAATCGACTACATTCGTTGTCTGCAGGATGGCGAAAAGGGCTGCAAAGGTGTCGCCTATGTCTGTTTCCAGAAACCCGATGCAGTCGGACTTGCTCTCGAGCTGAACGAGACTGTGCTGGACGATAGACCCATTCATGTGGAACGCTACTCGGTCAAGAAGCTGGGCGCCAAGCAAGCACGTGATACTGCGGCTGCAAAGTCAGCGGGATCTCAACCGaaatccaaaaataaacagaacTCAGCCGGCGCCAAGAAACGTCTGGATAAAAAGAAACTGAAGGAAAATGGTCAAGGCGCTGGCGTAACTAAAGCTGCAAAGAAATCGGAGTATCGTGGTGTTAAGGTTGATGGCATTAAGAAGAACAATAAGAAACCAAATAAGAAGAAGTCAAACAATGAGATGAGCGCGCTCGCTAAGAAAATTGCGCCAAAGACCAAGACGTAA
- the LOC132785333 gene encoding aprataxin and PNK-like factor isoform X1 has product MSAEENNNSSNIPSPAKRKLSENEEKPNTHEANKRRKSEDAVAPTTNSNNENVVIKTEKVEDEDSAANEASSESSSNIPVVIKTEPEEENEATVDGPSTSSNISTAVVVKTEPATTTRKQSPEPDSSVSSSTLRRSCRFGIRCYRLNPAHRAAEAHPGDADYRRPSFPDPPLGTPACPFGNACYRRNPTHFQQFSHPPDFNSAQNIRNRLRQRRNQTQNTNGTAAAHLDSETDEDEEDPFHDEADSDLDYKPGANLDDDDEDEEDDLEFNSERQNCDEFD; this is encoded by the exons ATGAGCGCTgaggaaaataataatagttcaAATATCCCTTCACCTGCTAAAAGAAAACTGTcagaaaatgaagaaaaaccAAATACCCATGAAGCTAATAAACGTCGAAAATCCGAAGACGCTGTagcgccaacaacaaacagcaacaacgaaaatgtAGTTatcaaaacagaaaaagtgGAAGACGAGGACTCCGCTGCAAATGAAGCATCATCTGAAAGTAGCAGCAATATTCCAGTGGTAATCAAGACGGAGCCAGAGGAAGAAAATGAAGCAACAGTTGATGGCCCAAGCACAAGCTCGAATATTTCGACAGCAGTTGTTGTAAAGACggaaccagcaacaacaaccagaaaaCAGTCACCAGAGCCCGATTCCTCGGTTTCCTCGAGCACTTTGCGCCGCTCGTGTCGATTTGGCATTCGATGTTACAG GCTGAATCCGGCACATCGGGCAGCCGAGGCACATCCAGGTGACGCCGACTATCGTCGCCCCAGTTTTCCAGATCCGCCACTAGGAACACCTGCATGTCCGTTTGGCAACGCATGCTATCGTCGCAATCCCACGCATTTTCAGCAGTTTTCACATCCACCAGATT TCAATTCTGCCCAGAACATACGCAATCGTTTGCGCCAACGACGAAACCAGACCCAAAATACCAATGGTACTGCAGCTGCACATTTGGACTCGGAAACGGATGAAGATGAAGAGGATCCATTCCACGATGAAGCCGACTCGGACTTGGATTATAAGCCTGGCGCCAATTTAgatgacgatgacgaagaTGAAGAGGACGATCTTGAATTTAATAGCGAACGTCAGAATTGTGATGAGTTTGATTAA
- the LOC132787474 gene encoding LOW QUALITY PROTEIN: putative transferase CAF17 homolog, mitochondrial (The sequence of the model RefSeq protein was modified relative to this genomic sequence to represent the inferred CDS: deleted 1 base in 1 codon): MNVCKNFKFLRIAQLCIRNFSGSNRLTAAAGALGARGSSNGGFILEPLTTRELIRVHGAEAVPFLQGLVTNDVSRLQEPHGAASIYALFLNRNGRVMYDTIIYRTNDPDTFLLECDRDASSDFRRHLRTYRVRKRIDIDTVDDEYVPWVLYNEQKQQHLVSASKSNDLFVTTDPRIDGLGTRILAPTDLDQGALSKRLWRNHEVVAAPHTSDDNYQLLRYKQGIGEGIEELPPGKCFPLEANADYLNGVSFNKGCYVGQELTARVHHSGVIRKRYMPVRFTAPVSSQYTVKSVAGANLGRVLGHSQNRGVALLRIEPVLGGQQQLVLDGERCYVDRPQWWPNDAVSNKRMFAAVE; this comes from the exons ATGAATGTATGtaaaaatttcaagtttttaCGCATCGCGCAACTTTGCATACGCAACTTTAGCGGCAGCAATCGCTTGACGGCCGCAGCGGGTGCACTTGGGGCAAGGGGGTCCTCCAACGGTGGCTTCATCTTAGAGCCGCTCACCACACGCGAACTGATACGTGTGCATGGTGCCGAAGCGGTGCCCTTCCTACAGGGTCTCGTGACAAACGATGTATCGCGCCTTCAGGAGCCTCATGGAGCCGCCTCGATCTATGCCCTGTTTCTTAATCGTAACGGTCGTGTGATGTACGACACGATCATATATCGCACCAACGATCCCGACACATTTCTGTTGGAATGCGATCGCGATGCCTCCTCCGACTTTCGTCGACATTTGCGCACATATCGGGTGCGCAAACGCATTGATATCGACACCGTGGACGATGAATATGTGCCCTGGGTGCTCTACAAcgagcagaagcaacagcatcTTGTATCGGCTAGCAAATCAAATGATTTGTTTGTCACGACCGATCCGCGAATCGATGGCCTTGGCACCCGAATTCTTGCGCCCACTGATCTCGATCAGGGCGCTCTCAGCAAGCGATTGTGGCGGAACCATGAAGTTGTGGCTGCGCCGCACACCAGTGATGACAACTATCAGCTATTGCGTTACAAACAGGGCATTGGCGAGGGCATCGAAGAGTTGCCGCCAGGCAAATGTTTTCCTCTCGAAGCGAACGCCGATTATTTGAATGGCGTCAGTTTCAACAAGGGCTGCTATGTGGGTCAGGAGCTTACGGCGCGTGTGCATCATTCTGGAGTCATACGCAAACGTTATATGCCCGTGCGTTTTACGGCGCCCGTCAGCTCCCAA TATACCGTGAAATCAGTGGCTGGCGCCAATCTTGGACGTGTCTTGGGCCATTCACAGAATCGTGGCGTTGCCTTGTTGCGCATTGAACCGGTGTTGGGTGGCCAACAACAGTTGGTGCTAGATGGCGAACGCTGCTACGTGGATCGTCCACAATGGTGGCCCAATGATGCGGTCAGCAACAAGCGCATGTTTGCTGCCGTCGAATGA
- the LOC132787476 gene encoding cysteine-rich DPF motif domain-containing protein 1, giving the protein MSEEPSTSSSSAIDEQPDEDEDLLLKDDAAEIERLQLPIQSQEPQQQEEDDERIARIEFRCSCCDMHELVHYYGREPPFALGILFREDTYVMRDPFQAPPPRWQTKAEYYIAMGVNCANCSIVVCKDSSCSFYYTKTLCLPCGAEELKSWPVEAQTRLRKQLAAAKESGLLK; this is encoded by the coding sequence ATGTCAGAGGAACCATCCACATCATCCAGCAGTGCCATTGATGAGCAGCCAGATGAAGACGAGGACTTATTGCTTAAAGATGATGCCGCTGAGATTGAACGCTTACAGTTGCCTATCCAGTCTCAGGagccacagcagcaggaggaggatGACGAACGCATTGCCAGAATTGAGTTtcgctgcagttgctgtgACATGCATGAATTGGTCCATTATTATGGCCGTGAGCCTCCTTTTGCCCTTGGCATTCTGTTTCGCGAGGACACCTATGTGATGCGTGACCCATTTCAGGCGCCGCCGCCACGTTGGCAAACGAAGGCTGAATATTATATAGCTATGGGCGTCAACTGCGCGAACTGCTCGATAGTCGTTTGCAAGGATTCCAGTTGCAGTTTCTACTACACAAAAACCTTATGCCTGCCCTGTGGCGCTGAGGAGCTTAAGTCTTGGCCAGTGGAGGCTCAAACGCGGTTACGCAAGCAACTGGCGGCGGCTAAGGAAAGCGGTTTATTAAAGTAG
- the LOC132787475 gene encoding uncharacterized protein LOC132787475, translating to MKRYKQKLREVWLQMPEFRPWLRRDPEDSYRARCRMCKCGVNTKICDLRAHALTKKHMKRSNTVEIKRNDSSNDEDEMSFDRSPDYKPKASTSKRVNKNNSFDSRSKSNPIKTETRGNSGPDYEAIIESLALYEPEQALFSNESTTQSNHPIDKELNGTNNNIDEEMITNAVTVAVKNMKDSAQIFGDFVADRLRQLTDQTSEYAKDKIMQVILEAAALDRTHVKCSEES from the exons ATGAAAAGATACAAGCAAAAATTGCGAGAAGTGTGGCTACAAATGCCAGAATTTCGACCATGGCTACGTCGAGATCCCGAAGATTCATACAGAGCTCGGTGCCGCATGTGCAAATGTGGCGTTAATACAAAGATTTGTGACTTGCGCGCTCATGCACTGACCAAGAAACACATGAAGAGAAGTAACACAGTTGAAATCAAAAGAAACGACTCA AGCAACGACGAAGACGAGATGTCATTTGATCGCAGTCCTGACTACAAACCCAAAGCTTCGACATCGAAACGtgtcaacaaaaacaacagcttTGACAGTCGAAGCAAATCAAATCCAATTAAAACGGAAACAAGAGGTAACAGTGGTCCCGATTATGAAGCGATTATTGAAAGTCTGGCACTGTACGAGCCGGAACAAGCGCTGTTCTCTAATGAATCCACCACACAATCTAATCATCCTATTGACAAGGAGCTGAATGgcactaataataatatcgaTGAGGAAATGATTACAAACGCTGTGACCGTTGCAGTGAAGAACATGAAAGATTCGGCACAAATATTTGGGGATTTTGTTGCTGATCGTTTGCGACAATTGACAGATCAGACATCCGAGTATGCAAAGGATAAGATAATGCAAGTTATTTTAGAAGCTGCTGCGTTAGACAGAACCCACGTGAAATGCAGCGAAGAatcataa